Proteins encoded in a region of the Gaiellales bacterium genome:
- a CDS encoding NAD(P)-binding domain-containing protein — protein sequence MRSAPIVVVGAGPAGVAAAAMLRRAGAEAIVLERDHVGASWRRHYRSLHLHTVRSLSSLPGVDIPRSCGRWVAGTDFLAYLERYAEGERLDIRTGVEARRVDADGDGFVITTATEPIAAAAVVIATGYNAEPVLPAWARANGSALPVVHSSGYRDAAPYRGQAVLVVGAGNSGSDIALDLAAGGAREVWLSARSAPGVVPRQALGLPAQVAAIALSRAPRPLADTIAALERRLLIGDLSARGLPASGDGVFTRHARRSVLPVLDHGFARTVKAGTVAVVPAVQAVEGKEVMLEGGRRLRPDAVVAATGYRPALAPLVGHLGVLGRGGLPLRHGGAVALPNLHFTGFRNPITGALRELRFESAAIARARSAVV from the coding sequence ATGCGCAGCGCGCCGATCGTCGTCGTGGGAGCGGGCCCAGCCGGGGTGGCTGCCGCGGCCATGCTGCGCCGGGCCGGCGCCGAGGCGATCGTGCTCGAACGGGATCACGTCGGGGCGAGCTGGCGGCGCCATTACCGGTCGCTCCATCTGCACACGGTGCGGTCGCTCTCGAGCCTACCGGGCGTGGACATCCCCCGGTCGTGCGGGCGCTGGGTGGCCGGGACGGACTTCCTCGCCTACCTCGAGCGCTACGCCGAGGGCGAGCGGCTCGACATCCGCACGGGCGTCGAGGCGCGCCGGGTCGACGCCGACGGCGACGGCTTCGTGATCACGACTGCGACGGAGCCGATCGCGGCCGCGGCCGTCGTGATCGCGACCGGGTACAACGCCGAGCCCGTGCTGCCCGCCTGGGCACGGGCGAACGGCAGCGCGCTTCCCGTCGTGCACTCGAGCGGCTACCGCGACGCCGCGCCCTACCGCGGCCAGGCCGTGCTCGTGGTCGGCGCAGGCAACTCCGGCTCGGACATCGCCCTCGACCTCGCGGCCGGCGGCGCCCGCGAGGTGTGGCTCTCGGCCCGGTCGGCCCCCGGCGTCGTCCCGCGCCAGGCGCTCGGACTGCCGGCCCAGGTCGCCGCCATCGCGCTCTCGCGGGCGCCACGGCCGCTGGCCGACACGATCGCGGCGCTCGAGCGGCGGCTCCTCATCGGCGACCTCTCGGCGCGAGGGCTGCCGGCGAGCGGCGACGGCGTGTTCACGCGCCACGCCCGCCGCAGCGTCCTGCCCGTCCTCGACCACGGCTTCGCCCGGACGGTGAAGGCCGGCACGGTCGCGGTCGTCCCGGCCGTCCAGGCGGTCGAGGGCAAGGAGGTCATGCTGGAGGGCGGCCGGCGACTGCGCCCCGACGCGGTCGTCGCCGCGACCGGCTACCGGCCGGCGCTCGCCCCGCTGGTCGGCCACCTGGGCGTGTTGGGGCGCGGCGGGTTGCCGCTGCGCCACGGCGGCGCCGTCGCGCTGCCCAACCTGCACTTCACCGGCTTCCGCAACCCGATCACCGGCGCGCTTCGCGAGCTGCGGTTCGAGTCCGCCGCGATTGCCCGGGCGCGGTCAGCGGTCGTCTGA
- a CDS encoding lysylphosphatidylglycerol synthase transmembrane domain-containing protein: MVGWLQQLWDTITAVSVPLLVLGVAFQTAQTLFVALAWRNILRAAYPEAGVTYRPVMRYYAGGVGLNAILPASAGTVAMLGFFRSSIAGSTVAGLVGATVVENIFFVFVSILVYGWLFFGVAGSFDVHFGWFSDHPVASVVILVGGAILIFIAGRILYRRFKTTWENAKEGGAILADRRKFLVEVVGVEAVSYAARMGVNATFMQAFHVPVSVKNVFLIVAASSISSTVAILPGAAGAQTALASVVLHGVAPQSVITAYTVGQALITTAWNVAFGLGALAHQIGWAETRKLVHRKHKDDGEKDAAVAADDAAATPARE; this comes from the coding sequence ATGGTGGGGTGGCTCCAGCAGCTGTGGGACACCATCACGGCGGTGTCCGTGCCGTTGCTCGTGCTCGGAGTCGCGTTCCAGACGGCCCAGACCCTGTTCGTCGCGCTCGCCTGGCGCAACATCCTGCGCGCCGCCTATCCCGAGGCGGGGGTCACCTACCGCCCGGTCATGCGCTACTACGCGGGCGGGGTCGGCCTGAACGCGATCCTGCCGGCCTCGGCCGGCACCGTGGCGATGCTCGGGTTCTTCCGCTCGAGCATCGCCGGATCGACGGTGGCCGGCCTAGTCGGTGCGACCGTGGTCGAGAACATCTTCTTCGTCTTCGTCAGCATCCTCGTCTACGGGTGGCTGTTCTTCGGCGTGGCGGGCTCGTTCGACGTCCACTTCGGCTGGTTCTCCGACCATCCCGTCGCCTCGGTGGTGATCCTCGTCGGCGGGGCGATCCTGATCTTCATCGCCGGCCGGATCCTCTACCGCCGCTTCAAGACCACCTGGGAGAACGCGAAGGAGGGCGGCGCGATCCTCGCGGATCGGCGGAAGTTCCTCGTCGAGGTGGTCGGGGTCGAGGCGGTGTCGTACGCCGCCCGGATGGGCGTGAACGCCACGTTCATGCAGGCGTTCCACGTCCCGGTGTCGGTCAAGAACGTCTTCCTGATCGTGGCCGCATCGTCGATCTCCTCGACCGTCGCCATCCTTCCGGGAGCCGCGGGGGCGCAGACCGCGCTCGCGTCGGTCGTCCTGCACGGCGTCGCGCCGCAGAGCGTGATCACCGCCTACACCGTCGGGCAGGCTCTCATCACGACGGCCTGGAACGTCGCCTTCGGGCTCGGGGCGCTCGCCCACCAGATCGGCTGGGCCGAGACGCGCAAGCTCGTGCACCGCAAGCACAAGGACGACGGGGAGAAGGATGCCGCGGTGGCGGCTGACGACGCCGCCGCCACGCCCGCGCGCGAATGA
- a CDS encoding helix-turn-helix domain-containing protein, with product MVHATPAEPPLLHASLLDADHDLADALAGAAPAARGLATARVLGLRGGECDLAPWFEAVGQGPGLLILGGLVLAQTRIADRVVAELLGPGDLLQPPVGDGDETVPSRAAWQALRPSRLAVLDAEFAQRTLPWPQIGQTLLRRSERRTADLRAIRAICAQPRLEVRLVLLLRRLAGRFGTVEPTGLRLTLPLTHRLLGQLAAAERPSISNALGRLARAGLVTGKPGDWHLHGTLDEQLALLAGSGLPHTIPPG from the coding sequence ATGGTTCATGCGACGCCCGCCGAACCGCCGCTCCTCCACGCGTCTCTGCTCGACGCCGACCACGACCTGGCCGACGCGCTCGCAGGCGCGGCGCCGGCCGCCCGCGGGCTCGCGACGGCCCGCGTGCTCGGCCTGCGGGGCGGCGAGTGCGACCTGGCGCCCTGGTTCGAGGCGGTCGGCCAGGGGCCTGGGCTCCTGATTCTCGGCGGCCTCGTCCTGGCCCAGACGCGGATCGCCGATCGCGTGGTCGCCGAGCTGCTCGGCCCGGGCGACCTGCTCCAGCCGCCCGTCGGCGACGGCGACGAGACCGTGCCGAGCAGGGCGGCCTGGCAGGCTCTGCGCCCCAGCCGTCTGGCGGTGCTGGACGCCGAGTTCGCGCAGCGGACGCTGCCGTGGCCGCAGATCGGCCAGACGCTCCTGCGGCGCAGCGAGCGGCGCACGGCCGACCTGCGCGCGATCCGGGCGATCTGCGCGCAGCCGCGGCTGGAGGTCCGGCTCGTGCTCCTGCTGCGCCGGCTGGCGGGGCGCTTCGGCACGGTGGAGCCGACGGGGCTGCGCCTGACGCTGCCGCTCACGCATCGCCTCCTGGGCCAGCTGGCCGCGGCGGAGCGGCCGTCGATCTCGAACGCACTCGGGAGGCTCGCGCGGGCGGGGCTCGTGACAGGCAAGCCCGGCGACTGGCACCTGCACGGGACGCTCGACGAGCAGCTGGCGCTCCTGGCCGGGAGCGGCCTGCCCCACACCATCCCGCCGGGATGA
- a CDS encoding IlvD/Edd family dehydratase, with protein MSPELRSGRWFGTRDVAGLMHRSYLKAEGISQAAIEGRPVVGICNSWSELVNCNIHFRGLAEAVKRGVLQAGGLPLEFPTISLGEAFMKPTTMLFRNLMAMDVEETIRANPFDAIVLIGGCDKTVPAQLMGAASVDLPTIMITGGPAQPAVFRGEHISNGTDLWRYTADLRAGRITQADYDALEAAMVPSAGHCQEMGTASTMTALIEALGMALPGTAAIPAVDARRAAAAEATGRRAAEMALVGGPRPSQILTAGAFDNAITLLMALAGSTNAVIHLLAIAGRLGVDLELDRFDELSRQTPVLANVRPSGEHLVEDLFHAGGVPAVLRELGSLLHGDALTVTGATLAENLAAAPSAAPDRAVVAAFDSPLAGEGGIAVLRGSLAPGGALIKRSAASPELLRHRGPAVVFENVHDLAARIDDPNLDVSADSVLVLRDSGPKGAPGMPEWGQLPIPSKLLREGVSDMVRISDARMSGTSFGTVVLHVVPESAAGGPLAAVRNGDPIELDVEARTLELAVPAEEIAERLAALPTPEPKYTRGYGRLFLDHVLQADTGCDFDFLRRRPGERIEPDPLGLVGGPIGGW; from the coding sequence GTGAGCCCCGAGCTGCGCAGCGGCCGCTGGTTCGGGACGCGCGACGTCGCCGGCCTCATGCACCGCTCCTACCTGAAGGCCGAGGGCATCTCGCAGGCCGCGATCGAGGGGCGGCCGGTCGTCGGCATCTGCAACTCGTGGAGCGAGCTCGTGAACTGCAACATCCACTTCCGCGGCCTCGCCGAGGCGGTGAAGCGCGGTGTGCTCCAGGCCGGCGGGCTGCCGCTCGAGTTCCCGACGATCTCGCTCGGCGAGGCGTTCATGAAGCCGACGACGATGCTCTTCCGCAACCTCATGGCGATGGACGTCGAGGAGACGATCCGGGCGAACCCCTTCGACGCGATCGTCCTGATCGGCGGCTGCGACAAGACCGTGCCCGCGCAGCTGATGGGTGCCGCCAGCGTCGACCTGCCGACGATCATGATCACCGGCGGGCCGGCCCAGCCGGCCGTGTTCCGCGGCGAGCACATCTCGAACGGCACCGACCTGTGGCGCTACACCGCCGACCTCCGCGCCGGCCGGATCACCCAGGCCGACTACGACGCGCTCGAGGCGGCGATGGTGCCCTCGGCCGGGCACTGCCAGGAGATGGGCACGGCCTCGACGATGACGGCGCTGATCGAGGCGCTGGGGATGGCGCTTCCCGGGACGGCGGCGATCCCGGCCGTCGACGCCCGCCGCGCGGCCGCGGCCGAGGCGACGGGGCGGCGGGCCGCCGAGATGGCGCTGGTCGGCGGGCCGCGGCCGTCGCAGATCCTGACCGCCGGCGCGTTCGACAACGCCATCACGCTGCTGATGGCCCTGGCAGGGTCGACGAACGCCGTGATCCACCTCCTCGCGATCGCGGGCCGGCTCGGCGTCGACCTCGAGCTCGACCGGTTCGACGAGCTGTCCCGGCAGACGCCGGTGCTCGCGAACGTCCGACCCAGCGGGGAGCACCTGGTCGAGGATCTCTTTCACGCCGGCGGCGTGCCGGCGGTGCTGCGCGAGCTCGGGTCCCTCCTCCACGGCGACGCCCTGACGGTAACGGGGGCGACGCTGGCCGAGAACCTCGCCGCGGCGCCGTCGGCCGCCCCCGATCGCGCGGTCGTCGCCGCCTTCGACTCCCCGCTTGCCGGCGAGGGCGGGATCGCCGTGCTGCGCGGGTCGCTCGCGCCCGGCGGCGCGCTGATCAAGCGCAGCGCCGCGTCGCCCGAGCTGCTGCGCCACCGCGGTCCGGCAGTCGTCTTCGAGAACGTCCACGATCTGGCCGCGCGGATCGACGATCCGAACCTCGACGTGAGCGCCGACTCGGTGCTCGTCCTGCGCGACAGCGGCCCCAAGGGGGCGCCGGGCATGCCGGAGTGGGGGCAGCTGCCGATTCCTTCGAAGCTGCTGCGCGAGGGCGTCTCGGACATGGTGCGGATCTCGGACGCGCGCATGAGCGGCACCTCGTTCGGGACGGTCGTCCTCCACGTGGTGCCCGAGTCGGCGGCGGGCGGGCCGCTCGCGGCCGTGCGCAACGGCGACCCGATCGAGCTCGACGTCGAGGCCCGCACCCTCGAGCTCGCGGTCCCCGCAGAGGAGATCGCCGAGCGCCTGGCGGCGCTGCCGACACCGGAGCCGAAGTACACCCGCGGCTACGGCCGGCTGTTCCTCGACCACGTGCTCCAGGCCGACACCGGGTGCGACTTCGACTTCCTGCGCCGCCGGCCCGGCGAGCGGATCGAGCCCGACCCGCTCGGCCTCGTCGGCGGGCCGATCGGCGGGTGGTAG
- a CDS encoding GNAT family N-acetyltransferase, which translates to MATLVASWEEYARGTEGASVQRLPGVTAAVFPDGPERAVYNNAVLERAEAIAAMEAAYAEAGVERFAAWVHERDSVLRAAIERRGYEVVEVTRAMGMPLDGVVKPRGHGEVGRAGWAEYLRVADLPAGLLAGVDADAFRVVVGRLDSEVVAAGISYDHGGECGIYNVVTQEHARRRGIGTAVTAALVREACERGCETASLQSTPIAERVYAAVGFRDLGRILEYAPRVSRAEAGGRS; encoded by the coding sequence ATGGCGACGCTGGTCGCGTCGTGGGAGGAGTACGCGCGCGGGACGGAGGGCGCTTCGGTGCAGCGGCTGCCGGGCGTGACGGCGGCGGTGTTCCCGGACGGGCCGGAGCGGGCCGTCTACAACAACGCGGTGCTGGAGCGGGCGGAGGCGATCGCTGCGATGGAGGCCGCCTACGCCGAGGCCGGCGTCGAGCGCTTCGCCGCGTGGGTGCACGAGCGAGACTCCGTCCTGCGAGCCGCGATCGAGCGGCGCGGCTACGAGGTGGTCGAGGTGACGCGGGCGATGGGGATGCCGCTCGATGGCGTCGTGAAGCCGCGGGGCCACGGCGAGGTGGGCCGGGCCGGCTGGGCCGAGTACCTGCGCGTCGCCGACCTCCCGGCGGGGCTCCTGGCCGGGGTCGATGCGGATGCGTTCCGTGTCGTCGTCGGCCGGCTCGACAGCGAGGTCGTCGCCGCCGGCATCTCGTACGACCACGGAGGCGAGTGCGGCATCTACAACGTCGTCACGCAGGAGCACGCCCGTCGCCGCGGTATCGGGACGGCGGTTACCGCCGCCCTCGTCCGCGAGGCGTGCGAGCGCGGCTGCGAGACGGCGAGCCTGCAATCGACGCCGATCGCCGAGCGCGTCTACGCCGCGGTCGGATTCCGGGATCTCGGCCGGATCCTGGAATATGCGCCGCGCGTTTCCCGCGCCGAGGCGGGCGGTAGGTCGTGA
- a CDS encoding VOC family protein, with the protein MQGLFEAHLTVADLAASLAFYRDVVGLELAYEVPERGAAFLWCGEPGGSMLGLWAAGSAPMGMLLHVAFAVRVEELLDAPRALAAHGVTPLSFFGEPADEPSVIGWMPAASVFFKDPDGHSLEYLAMLDEPAWPDAGITTWSRWVEGRR; encoded by the coding sequence GTGCAGGGGCTCTTCGAGGCCCACCTGACCGTCGCCGACCTCGCGGCCTCACTCGCGTTCTACCGCGACGTGGTCGGGCTGGAGCTGGCCTACGAGGTGCCGGAGCGGGGCGCCGCCTTCCTCTGGTGCGGCGAGCCGGGCGGATCGATGCTGGGGCTGTGGGCGGCCGGGTCGGCGCCGATGGGGATGCTCCTGCACGTGGCGTTCGCCGTCCGGGTCGAGGAGCTGCTCGACGCGCCGCGGGCGCTCGCGGCCCACGGCGTCACGCCGCTCTCGTTCTTCGGCGAGCCGGCCGACGAGCCGAGCGTGATCGGGTGGATGCCCGCGGCGAGTGTTTTCTTCAAGGATCCGGACGGCCACTCGCTCGAGTACCTGGCCATGCTGGACGAGCCAGCCTGGCCGGACGCCGGCATCACGACCTGGTCGAGGTGGGTCGAGGGCCGGCGCTGA
- a CDS encoding lysylphosphatidylglycerol synthase transmembrane domain-containing protein, whose translation MSRDWKALARRCAGPAVGLAVVVGIFAAIIPRFADYQAVWQAMIHLTGRDWAVIAVCTVMNVASGGLPWMAGVPGLGYRRSMLLTQTSGLMTTALPMGEAVGFATQVAMLRRWRFPPAVVTAGFVVVTAWNQGANIAIPVFAVAALGTGDTGPALLAISLAAVGVLVALIATAVVAFRSEPQARRIGAFAGRVTTRVLAVVHRPPRSSWGEKLATMRAETIGVVSGHWPFLTAATFANQLTLFGVMLACMHATGVTGVSFFEALAAWSFARLVGSVAITPGGLGIQELGLTGALVAFGGSTDAVVATALLFRVLTFVPTVVVGSVCAVIWRREERARSVLDGVDQADVGEPVQG comes from the coding sequence ATGAGCCGCGACTGGAAGGCGCTCGCCCGCCGCTGCGCCGGCCCCGCCGTCGGGCTGGCGGTCGTCGTCGGGATCTTCGCGGCGATCATCCCCCGGTTCGCCGACTACCAGGCGGTCTGGCAGGCGATGATCCACCTGACCGGGCGCGACTGGGCCGTGATCGCCGTCTGCACCGTGATGAACGTCGCCAGCGGCGGCCTGCCGTGGATGGCCGGCGTGCCCGGCCTGGGCTACCGCCGCTCGATGCTGCTCACGCAGACGTCGGGGCTGATGACGACGGCCCTGCCGATGGGCGAGGCGGTCGGGTTCGCGACGCAGGTCGCCATGCTGCGCCGCTGGCGCTTCCCGCCGGCGGTCGTCACGGCCGGCTTCGTCGTCGTCACCGCCTGGAACCAGGGAGCGAACATCGCGATCCCGGTCTTTGCAGTCGCCGCGCTCGGCACGGGCGACACGGGGCCGGCGCTGCTCGCGATCAGCCTGGCTGCGGTCGGCGTGCTGGTGGCCCTGATCGCGACCGCGGTGGTCGCGTTCCGAAGCGAGCCGCAGGCCCGCCGCATCGGCGCGTTCGCCGGGCGGGTGACGACGCGCGTGCTCGCCGTGGTTCACCGGCCGCCCCGCAGCAGCTGGGGCGAGAAGCTCGCGACCATGCGGGCCGAGACGATCGGCGTCGTCTCCGGCCACTGGCCGTTCCTGACCGCGGCGACGTTCGCGAACCAGCTCACCCTGTTCGGCGTCATGCTCGCCTGCATGCACGCGACCGGGGTGACCGGTGTCTCGTTCTTCGAGGCGCTCGCGGCGTGGTCGTTCGCGCGGCTGGTCGGCTCGGTCGCGATCACGCCGGGCGGCCTCGGCATCCAGGAGCTCGGGCTCACCGGCGCCCTCGTCGCGTTCGGGGGCAGCACCGACGCCGTCGTCGCAACGGCGCTCCTCTTCCGCGTGCTGACGTTCGTGCCCACCGTCGTCGTCGGCTCCGTCTGCGCCGTCATCTGGCGGCGCGAGGAGCGGGCACGCTCAGTGCTCGACGGCGTGGATCAGGCCGACGTCGGCGAGCCCGTTCAGGGCTAG
- a CDS encoding phage holin family protein codes for MLRNFLLSWIVVAVAFAITAWLLDGVSVSGGITGYLWISLLFGIINAIVGTILRILSLPFIILTLGLMLVLINAVVLAITDSLTGDLTINSFFWDAIWAAIVLSIATIVVGWVVRGAARTAS; via the coding sequence ATGCTGAGGAACTTCCTGCTGTCGTGGATCGTCGTGGCCGTGGCCTTCGCGATCACGGCCTGGCTGCTGGACGGCGTCTCGGTGTCAGGCGGGATCACCGGCTACCTGTGGATCTCGCTCCTGTTCGGGATCATCAACGCGATCGTCGGCACCATCCTGCGGATCCTGTCGCTCCCGTTCATCATCCTGACGCTCGGCCTCATGCTGGTGTTGATCAACGCGGTCGTGCTCGCCATCACCGACTCGCTCACCGGCGACCTGACCATCAACAGCTTCTTCTGGGACGCGATCTGGGCGGCGATCGTCCTCTCGATCGCGACCATCGTCGTCGGCTGGGTCGTCCGCGGCGCCGCCCGGACCGCGTCGTAG
- a CDS encoding MFS transporter: protein MTIAPTAVDVAAPDRRRWILIATIIGSSMTFIDGTVVNIALPTIGRELNAGLAAQQWVMLSYSLAVASLYIVSGALGDRYGRWPLFVAGVAGFAIASALAGIAPNTWTLVAARVLQGVTGALLTTNSLALLRATYAADSGRAVGLWTAWSGIGAMIGPPVGGLLVEYASWRWIFFINLPGAALALVMAFAGRGLEQPPAEVRPVQWTGAAAIAVTFGALTFGLIEGAQAGFGAVWPAFVVALIGFGLLVALERRSETPLLPTELLRQRVFVVANVYTLLVYAALGGSTFYLALYLQSAAVGYTPARASLIFLPISIVMFVLAPRFGRLADRDGPRRYLTIAPLIMGAGFLLLTLIRSTNPLVPLPGVIVMSVGLAMLVAPITSTALRAAPDRFAGLAAGVNTTVSRLGGLIATPLVGVVITLVFASAAPRPDADPFATHAVLAAQHDATAMAFRAGIGVVVALCVAGAVLAARGLRSDDR, encoded by the coding sequence TTGACGATCGCTCCCACAGCCGTGGACGTCGCGGCGCCTGACCGTCGCCGCTGGATCCTCATCGCGACCATCATCGGGTCGTCGATGACGTTCATCGACGGCACCGTCGTCAACATCGCCCTGCCGACGATCGGGCGGGAGCTGAACGCCGGTCTCGCGGCCCAGCAGTGGGTGATGCTCTCCTACTCGCTGGCCGTCGCGTCGCTCTACATCGTCTCCGGCGCGCTCGGCGACCGCTACGGGCGCTGGCCGCTCTTCGTCGCGGGCGTGGCCGGGTTCGCGATCGCGTCGGCGCTTGCGGGCATCGCGCCGAACACGTGGACGCTCGTGGCGGCGCGCGTGCTGCAGGGCGTGACCGGTGCGCTCCTGACGACGAACAGCCTGGCCCTGCTGCGGGCGACGTATGCCGCGGACAGCGGCCGCGCCGTCGGTCTGTGGACGGCGTGGAGCGGCATCGGTGCCATGATCGGCCCCCCCGTCGGCGGCCTCCTCGTCGAGTACGCGTCCTGGCGGTGGATCTTCTTCATCAACCTGCCCGGCGCCGCGCTCGCCCTGGTCATGGCCTTCGCCGGCCGCGGGCTCGAGCAGCCGCCCGCCGAGGTGCGGCCCGTGCAGTGGACGGGCGCCGCGGCCATCGCGGTCACGTTCGGCGCCCTCACGTTCGGGCTGATCGAGGGCGCCCAGGCCGGGTTCGGCGCGGTGTGGCCGGCGTTCGTGGTCGCGCTGATCGGGTTCGGGCTGCTGGTCGCCCTCGAGCGCCGGTCGGAGACGCCGCTGCTCCCGACCGAGCTCTTGCGCCAGCGGGTCTTCGTCGTCGCGAACGTCTACACCCTGCTCGTCTACGCGGCCCTGGGCGGGTCGACGTTCTACCTCGCCCTCTACCTGCAGTCCGCCGCGGTGGGCTACACGCCGGCGCGGGCGTCGCTGATCTTCCTGCCGATCAGCATCGTCATGTTCGTGCTGGCGCCCCGCTTCGGCCGCCTGGCCGACCGCGACGGGCCGCGCCGCTACCTCACGATTGCGCCCCTCATCATGGGTGCCGGGTTCCTGCTGCTCACGCTCATCCGCAGCACGAACCCGCTCGTGCCGCTCCCGGGCGTGATCGTGATGTCGGTCGGCCTGGCGATGCTCGTGGCGCCGATCACCTCGACCGCGCTTCGGGCCGCGCCGGACCGGTTCGCCGGCCTGGCGGCCGGCGTGAACACGACCGTCTCGCGTCTCGGCGGGCTGATCGCGACGCCGCTCGTCGGCGTGGTCATCACGCTGGTCTTCGCGAGCGCGGCGCCGCGCCCCGACGCGGACCCGTTCGCCACCCACGCCGTCCTGGCTGCCCAGCACGACGCGACCGCGATGGCCTTCCGGGCGGGCATCGGCGTGGTCGTCGCCCTGTGCGTGGCCGGCGCCGTGCTGGCCGCCCGCGGCCTGCGCTCAGACGACCGCTGA
- a CDS encoding aquaporin, with protein MASELHTSPAHGARAALLALEYPGTRDFDDPSLEWRRLFSELLGTFMLVLVGAGGAVVDAQSHGAIERGAAVTAPGLMVLAIILFMGAVSGAHLNPAVSFAFWLRGDFPGKRVPGYIVVQLVGASLACLFLRAVFGNIGDLGATLPGPGVHDWQAMLIELVLTVGLVSTILGTASRAQNVGPLAALGVGSYIILAGLWSSPISGASMNPARSFGPDLVRGDFSSYWVYLAGPLAGAAIAVGFAFVLRGRGGDAGGLAAARGALEDPVEPA; from the coding sequence ATGGCCTCCGAGCTCCATACCAGCCCGGCCCACGGCGCCCGCGCGGCGCTGCTGGCGCTCGAATACCCCGGCACGCGCGACTTCGACGACCCTTCGCTCGAGTGGCGCCGGCTCTTCTCGGAGCTCCTCGGGACGTTCATGCTGGTGCTCGTCGGAGCGGGCGGCGCGGTCGTGGACGCACAGTCGCACGGGGCGATCGAGCGCGGCGCGGCGGTAACCGCGCCCGGCCTCATGGTGCTCGCGATCATCCTGTTCATGGGCGCGGTCTCGGGCGCGCACCTGAACCCGGCGGTCTCGTTCGCGTTCTGGCTGCGGGGCGACTTCCCGGGCAAGCGCGTACCCGGCTACATCGTCGTCCAGCTGGTCGGCGCGTCGCTGGCGTGCCTCTTCCTGCGGGCCGTGTTCGGCAATATCGGGGACCTCGGCGCGACGCTCCCCGGCCCCGGCGTCCACGACTGGCAGGCGATGCTGATCGAGCTCGTCCTGACGGTCGGCCTCGTCAGCACGATCCTGGGCACCGCGTCCCGCGCGCAGAACGTGGGGCCGCTCGCGGCCCTCGGCGTGGGCTCGTACATCATCCTGGCCGGCCTGTGGTCGAGCCCGATCAGCGGTGCGTCGATGAACCCGGCCCGCTCGTTCGGCCCCGACCTCGTGCGCGGCGACTTCTCGAGCTACTGGGTGTACCTGGCAGGGCCGCTCGCCGGCGCGGCGATCGCGGTCGGGTTCGCATTCGTGCTGCGCGGCAGGGGCGGCGACGCAGGCGGCCTCGCCGCCGCCCGCGGCGCCCTGGAAGACCCCGTGGAGCCGGCCTGA